The Bacillota bacterium DNA segment AAGACAGTATATTAACTGACTTTTAAAGGAGGGAAAATATGCCATCTAAAATATTGCCCAATATTTTGCTTATATTAGCCGACCAACATCGCTATGATTGTATAGGCTACAGCAATATTTACCCTATACATACTCCAAATATTGACAGGTTGGCCGAACAGGGTATGTGGTTTACCAATGCATATACACCTATACCGGTATGTTGCCCTGCCAGGCAGTCGATGTTAAACGGAAGGCGCCCTGAAACTTTTGGTGCCCTATGGAACTATAATAACGGGTTAAAAGTTTCAACATTAAGTCCAAACGATTATACCTGGGTGAAAGATATAAAGGAGCATGTGTACCGTACAGGGCATGTGGGTAAGTGGAGTATAAGTCCTGAATACGGCCCTGATTATTATGGATTTGATGATTATGTGTCTGATGCTGAATATAGGGATTTTCGCAAGGATAAATATCCTTGCATAAAATTTACTAATGGGTTTTTTGGAGAGATTGATGCCGCACTACTTGAACATTCCCATACACATTGGCTGGCAGACAAAACCATACAAATGATGGAAAGGTATGCAGCTGACAGCCGACCCTGGCTCATTAGCCTTGATTTTTCCGAACCACATTTGCCCTGCAGGCCATCAGAACCTTTTGCCTGCATGTATAACCCTTCGGCTATTCCGATGTGGCCAAGTTTTGAAGAGAACTTTGAAAACAAGCCCTATATACAAAAACAGCAGTTATACAGCTGGAATATAGAGAATTTTACTTGGGACGATTGGGCACCCATTGTTGCCAGGTATTATGGTATAATTAGCCAGATGGATGATGCTATCGGTAAAATTATCAATAAATTGGATTTACTTGGATTAGCGGAGGATACTGTAGTAATATATACGTCAGACCATGGAGACATGTGTGGCTCTCATAGGATGATAGATAAACATTATGTACTTTATGACGATATAGTCAAGGTGCCTTTGATTGTAAGATGGCCTAGTACCGTTGAAAGCGGTACTGTATGCAGTGATTTTATATGCCATTCTCTCGATATTCCTCCAACAATACTTGATGTTGCCAATATAAATAAAAAGGACTTTTTTCAGGGGAAATCACTTTTACCTTTGCTAAGAGGTGAAATGGTAAATGATTGGAGAAATTATGCTGTATCAACTTATAACGGCCAGCAATTCGGCCTGTATACACAAAGGATGATAAGGACTAAAGAATGGAAATATATCTGGAATACAACGGATGTGGACGAATTATATAACCTTAAGGATGACCCTTATGAATTGCATAATGTTATATATGATTCTCAATATAAGGAACTGGTTTCAGAATTGAGATATATGCTGTATAAGGAATTAATAAAAGATGAAGACGGATTGGTAATCGGAAACGAATGGCTCAAGACTCAGCTGATAGGGGGTAAAAAGATTTAATATAAAATAATTCATCAAACTTGGGTAAACTATAAAAATAATTATTACATTAAAAAATTGAAAGGTAATAAATGCGTATGTTTGACATAAATTATGAAACTATAAGGTGTATGACATTCAATATTCATTATGATAACACTGAAGATAAGAATAATCCATGGAAATATAGAAAAGAAATGGTGGCAAGCATAATACGTTTTCATCGGGTTGATGTTGCAGGGCTCCAGGAAGTTTTAAAAAATCAGCTTGATGATTTGGCAAAGCTTCTTCCCAATTATGCATGGGTAGGAGTCGGCAGGGAAGACGGAATTGATAAAGGTGAGTTTACGCCTATATTTTATTTAAGGGAGCGCTTAGAGGTTCTGACTTCAGGTAATTTCTGGCTGTCGAAAACTCCCGGCATACCCGGCAGCAGAAGTTGGGATGCTGTATGTAAACGTATAGTAACGTGGGCAGAGTTTCGAGATAAAGTTACCGAAAAAAGGTTTTTTCTTTTCAATACCCATTTTGACCATGTAGGCTTTAACGCAAGACGGAAAAGCGCACATTTACTATTAAGGAAAATACAAGAAATAGGTAAAGATTTTCCTGTTATAGTTACCGGAGATTTCAATTGTAATGAAAGAAGCGAAACATATAGAATTCTGACAGACTACAGAAACAAAGACTCAGAATACAAAAATTTGCGGGATGCCCGCATGGAGTCTGTTTACAGTCATCATGGGCCTACAATAACTTATCATAATTATAAAGCAACCAGGCTTTTTAGGTTAATGAAGAAATTTAAACACTTTAAAAGTACTTTGGACAAGTTTAATGTTGAAATGTGCATAGACTTTATTTTTATAAAAAACGATATCAAAGTATTACAACATGGTATTCTTTCAGATACATGGGACGGGTGGTACCCTTCGGACCATATGCCGGTGGTTGCGGATTTAATCCTATAATAGCGGATTATTTTGACACAAAATAATTCGTCCTTAATAATTCGAAGGGCCTCTTCATAAAATTTTTTATACAGCAATAGAGCATATTTTAAAAAAGGGCTGGTTTTTTTAAGAGCAGCATGTTATAATAAAAATATGGAAACAGGTGTATATAGCAAGGATAAGAAAATT contains these protein-coding regions:
- a CDS encoding endonuclease/exonuclease/phosphatase family protein codes for the protein MFDINYETIRCMTFNIHYDNTEDKNNPWKYRKEMVASIIRFHRVDVAGLQEVLKNQLDDLAKLLPNYAWVGVGREDGIDKGEFTPIFYLRERLEVLTSGNFWLSKTPGIPGSRSWDAVCKRIVTWAEFRDKVTEKRFFLFNTHFDHVGFNARRKSAHLLLRKIQEIGKDFPVIVTGDFNCNERSETYRILTDYRNKDSEYKNLRDARMESVYSHHGPTITYHNYKATRLFRLMKKFKHFKSTLDKFNVEMCIDFIFIKNDIKVLQHGILSDTWDGWYPSDHMPVVADLIL
- a CDS encoding sulfatase-like hydrolase/transferase — protein: MPSKILPNILLILADQHRYDCIGYSNIYPIHTPNIDRLAEQGMWFTNAYTPIPVCCPARQSMLNGRRPETFGALWNYNNGLKVSTLSPNDYTWVKDIKEHVYRTGHVGKWSISPEYGPDYYGFDDYVSDAEYRDFRKDKYPCIKFTNGFFGEIDAALLEHSHTHWLADKTIQMMERYAADSRPWLISLDFSEPHLPCRPSEPFACMYNPSAIPMWPSFEENFENKPYIQKQQLYSWNIENFTWDDWAPIVARYYGIISQMDDAIGKIINKLDLLGLAEDTVVIYTSDHGDMCGSHRMIDKHYVLYDDIVKVPLIVRWPSTVESGTVCSDFICHSLDIPPTILDVANINKKDFFQGKSLLPLLRGEMVNDWRNYAVSTYNGQQFGLYTQRMIRTKEWKYIWNTTDVDELYNLKDDPYELHNVIYDSQYKELVSELRYMLYKELIKDEDGLVIGNEWLKTQLIGGKKI